A genomic stretch from Microbacterium proteolyticum includes:
- the dnaB gene encoding replicative DNA helicase, translated as MLAEQSALGGMLLSKDAVADVIETLRGPDFYVPKHELIFEAILTLYSHGEPTDVVAVTDELIKTGELQRAGGADYLHTLTSIVPTAANAGYYASIVSERAMLRRLVEAGTRIVQMGYAGEGDPVELVNSAQAEIYNVSGDDSAEDYIPLTMAVDAAVEEIEAARGRDGSMTGIPTGFAGLDQLTNGLHPGQMIVLAARPAMGKSTLALDFARAAAIKSNAPCIFFSLEMGRSEIAMRLLSAEGQIPLQSMRKGTLDSRDWTTVAATRGRINDAPLYIDDSPNMTLVEIRAKCRRLKQREGLKMVVIDYLQLLTSGKRVESRQQEVSEFSRALKLMAKELQVPVIALSQLNRGAEQRADKKPALSDLRESGSIEQDADMVVLLHREAAYEKDSPRAGEADLIVAKHRNGPTDTITVAFQGHYSRFADMAPGM; from the coding sequence ATGCTCGCCGAGCAGAGCGCGCTGGGCGGCATGCTTTTGTCGAAGGATGCCGTGGCCGATGTCATCGAGACCCTTCGCGGTCCCGACTTCTACGTGCCCAAGCACGAGCTGATCTTCGAGGCCATCCTCACGCTCTACTCGCACGGCGAGCCCACCGACGTCGTCGCCGTCACCGACGAGCTCATCAAGACGGGCGAGCTGCAGCGCGCCGGGGGAGCGGACTACCTCCACACGCTCACCTCGATCGTGCCGACCGCGGCCAATGCCGGGTACTACGCGTCGATCGTCTCGGAGCGCGCGATGCTGCGCCGCCTGGTCGAGGCGGGCACCCGCATCGTGCAGATGGGCTACGCCGGCGAGGGCGACCCGGTCGAGCTCGTCAACAGCGCCCAGGCCGAGATCTACAACGTCTCGGGCGACGACAGCGCCGAGGACTACATCCCCCTGACGATGGCGGTGGATGCCGCGGTCGAAGAGATCGAAGCCGCTCGCGGTCGCGACGGGTCGATGACCGGCATCCCCACCGGCTTCGCCGGACTCGACCAGCTGACCAACGGCCTGCACCCGGGTCAGATGATCGTGCTCGCCGCCCGCCCCGCCATGGGTAAGTCGACGCTCGCGCTCGACTTCGCCCGCGCAGCCGCCATCAAGTCGAACGCGCCCTGCATCTTCTTCTCGCTCGAGATGGGTCGCAGCGAGATCGCCATGCGCCTGCTCAGCGCCGAGGGGCAGATCCCCCTGCAGAGCATGCGCAAGGGAACGCTCGACTCCCGCGACTGGACCACCGTCGCCGCCACCCGTGGCCGCATCAACGACGCCCCCCTCTACATCGACGACAGCCCCAACATGACGCTGGTCGAGATCCGCGCCAAGTGCCGTCGCCTCAAGCAGCGTGAGGGTCTGAAGATGGTCGTCATCGACTACCTGCAGCTGCTCACCAGCGGCAAGCGCGTCGAGTCGCGCCAGCAAGAGGTCAGTGAATTCTCGCGTGCGCTGAAGCTGATGGCGAAGGAGCTGCAGGTTCCCGTCATCGCCCTCTCTCAGCTGAACCGTGGCGCTGAGCAGCGCGCCGACAAGAAGCCGGCCCTGAGCGACCTACGTGAGTCGGGCTCGATCGAGCAGGATGCCGACATGGTGGTGCTGCTGCACCGCGAGGCCGCCTACGAGAAGGACTCCCCGCGCGCGGGCGAGGCCGACCTGATTGTGGCGAAGCACCGTAACGGTCCGACCGACACCATCACCGTGGCGTTCCAGGGGCACTATTCGCGGTTCGCGGATATGGCGCCGGGGATGTAG